Below is a window of Lacibacter sp. H407 DNA.
CGACAACCGTTCTGATTTATTTTTTTCAAAGTATCCTGAGCTTGTATTTTCCTTGATATAATCCATATTGCCACCTAACCGGTTTTCAATGCCGGCATTGATGCGCCAAACAATGGTCGTTTTATCAGATGGATAGAAAAACAAACTAGGATTAACCGTATAGCGTTGAAATTCGGGAATAGCTGATAGATTAATATCTGCCGGATCATAGGCCACGTTACTGTTGCGTGATGTAAAAATGGTGAGCCCGAATTTCCTGAAGCGCTGACCATAAAACATGTTTACATCCAACCCTAAGGCATTTGTGCCATTGAGATGAAACTTCAACTCACGGTCAGCAGTAGGTGTTTTTGAGATCAGGTTCACCAAACCTGCAATGGCACCACCACCATACAATGTGGAGGCAGCGCCTTTGATCACTTCCACCTGTTTCAGATCAAGCGGCGGAATTTGTAACAAACCCAATCCGCTGGCAGCTCCGTTAAATAAGGGAAATCCATCTTTCAACAGTTGCGTGTAGCGTCCATCCAAACCCTGTATGCGAATAGATGCATTGGCTGATGTGGCAGATGTTTGTTGTGTTTGTATACCTGTGCTTTCATTGAGCAGCATACGAATGTCGCCCGGTTTCATATTCGCTTTTTCATCCAGCTCTTCACCGGCAATAAACTCTACCCTGGTAGGAATGTTTTGAAAGGTTCTTGTGCTGCGTGTAGAGGTGATGATGATCTCTTCTTCTTCCCCTTCTTCAGCTTCGAGCAAAATGCTGAGCGGCCCGCTCGTTGGTATTGTTACGTTTGCCTTTGTTGTTTCATAACCAACATACGATACTTCAACTGTATAATCTCCTTGTGCCAAATTACTGAAGGTGGCTGTACCGGTGCTGTCGGTAACAGTTGATTGTTTTGTACCAACGAGTAGTACAGTTGCCGATGCTAATGCTTCTTTTGTTGTTTGATCTTTTACGATGACGGTAAGTGAATGTTGTGCGATGCTTTTACTGCCGATGCATACCAGCATCAACAGCAAGAATAATTTCTGCATGATTGAATGATTGATTTAAGTTGAGAAATAACAGGAGCTGTTAACTCAACTTTGGGGGTTGCCAGATAGGGCGGTAAACATCAAATACAGGAAGATCGCTGATCACCGGATGAAATACGGCAAACTGTGCCGGTGTTTTGATGTTTACACAATTGCACACACGCATCAGTTGCACTCCGCAACAGGCGCAGTCGCAATACGGCGGACAATCATCCTCTTCATTTGAATCAGAAGAATGTGTTGTTGCAACAACTGCTGATTCATCTTCGAATGAAAATACTTCTTCCGGACATGGGAAAATGTTCAGCAGCAACAAATAAACCGTAAGCAGTGCAACAATGAATTTCACCATACAAAACTAAACGATAGAACTGTGCACACAGAAAATATTCCTGCTGCCATGTTGCAAAAATAAAATCACACAGCCTCTATATTTTTACTGCTGTACCCGTTGCTACCACCATGAGCATACTGCCACCACTACCCACCGTTTCAAAATCAAGATCAATACCTACTACTGCGTTGGCGCCAAGCTGTTGTGCTTTTTGTTGCAATTCAACCAAGGCATTTTGCCGGGCTTCTTCAATCACACGTTCATAGGTGCCGCTTCGGCCACCCACAATATCACGGATGCCTGCAAACAGGTCTTTAAAAATATTAGCGCCAATAATTGCTTCGGCAGTAACAATACCAATGTATTGCTGAATGGGTTTGCCTTCAATAGTGGGTGTTGTTGTGAGTAGC
It encodes the following:
- a CDS encoding heavy metal-binding domain-containing protein; the protein is MLLTTTPTIEGKPIQQYIGIVTAEAIIGANIFKDLFAGIRDIVGGRSGTYERVIEEARQNALVELQQKAQQLGANAVVGIDLDFETVGSGGSMLMVVATGTAVKI
- a CDS encoding DUF6660 family protein yields the protein MVKFIVALLTVYLLLLNIFPCPEEVFSFEDESAVVATTHSSDSNEEDDCPPYCDCACCGVQLMRVCNCVNIKTPAQFAVFHPVISDLPVFDVYRPIWQPPKLS